The DNA segment CCGAGACGGCGGCGCGGCAGTCGCCGCCCAGTGCGGCGCGCAGTTTGCGGTAAACCAGCCGGTCGAACACCGCATGCTTGGCGCTCAGCAGCAGCCCCGGCCTTCCGCGGTCACATGCCTCACTCCAGTCGACCGCGGTCTGCGCGGCGATCGCGAAGACCCGCCCCTTGCCGGCGTTGGCGGCGTTCTGCTCGGCGGTGTTGTACACCTTCTCGAACACCCTCGGCACCGACACCACGACCGTCGGCTTGAACACGGCCAGCATCGGCAGCAGATTCTTGATGTCACTGGTGAATCCCACGGTGACTTTGCTGTGAAAGGCGGCCATGCTGATCGCGCGTGCCAGCACGTGGGCCAGTGGCAGGAAGACCAGCAGCCGCTCACCCTTGCGCAGCAGCGTCGGGTGGTACGCCTTGGCGCCGTTGATCTCGTAGACCAGGTTGGAATGGGTCAACTGGCAACCCTTGGGTCGTCCGGTGGTGCCCGAGGTGTAGATGAGCGTCGCCGGATCCTGCGACCGCAGTGCCTCGAGTCGGGCGGTTAGCTCGGCCGGATCGACTGACGCGCCCGCCTCCGCGAGCCGGTCGAGCACGTGCGGACCCGAACCAGCGATTTGCAACACTTCCCGCAGGGCGGGCGCGTCGCCGGAGAGTTCGGTGACCATTGCCGCGTGTGCGTCGGTCTCGGCGAACGCCACCACCGCTTCGGAATCCTGCAGAACCCAGCGAACCTGCTCCGCCGACGACGTCTCGTAAATCGGTACGGTGACCGCGCCCACAGCCAGGATCGCGAAATCGAGGATCGGCCACTCGTAGCGGGTGGCCGAGAAGATGACCACCCGGTCGCCGGCCTGCACCCCCAGCGCGATCAAACCCAGTGCCGCCGAGCGAATCTGGTTGGCCGCCTCAGCGCAGGTGACATCGGTCCAGACGCCGTCGACCAGGCGCTGGTAGATGACATGGTCAGGATCATCGCGCTCATGCTGGAAAACTACCGCCGCGACATTGTCGTGCTCGCCCACGGAGAATTGCGCAGGAATGCTCAATTTACGCACCGTTTTTACCTCGCTTTACCTGCTGTGACGTACGTTTGCTCGGGCCGGCTTGCTGTCGCCTAGCCTAATCCGGCGGTTCGCTCAGATGAAGACGCGTGTTCGGGGCGGGACCCGGTTGCGGTGGGCCGGAGGGTTTACCCCGGGGTGTGCGATGAACTCCGAAATGTATGTGTGAAGCTGTTGGGATGTACAGCATCCAAATCGCCGACGACACCTATGTCGCCGCTGACGGAGCACGGGTGGGCGCCGCGATTGCCGATCGGCAAAGCTGGCGCCGGTGGTGGCCGGATCTGGGGCTGCAGGTCATCGAGGACCGCGCCGAGAAGGGCATCAGGTGGGCCGTTACCGGCGCCCTGACCGGCAGCATGGAGGTCTGGCTGGAGCCCTCGTTCGACGGGGTGGTGCTGCACTACTTCTTGCACGCCGAGCCGTCCGGGGTGGCGGCTTGGCAGCTGGCCAGGATGAACCTGGCCAAAATGACGCACCGTCGCCGGGTAGCCGCCAAGAAAATGGCGTTCGAGGTGAAGACGACACTGGAGAGCTCACGCCCAATCGGTGTTTCTCCGGTAGTTTAACCGGGTCAGGGTTGGCACAGGAGAGTACCGTTTCTGCCGGGAGGGCGCAGTTCTCCCGCAGATAGCCGGGGGCCAACCCGCATGGCGGGGAAAGGGAATAACCAGTGGCGGACAAGACGACGCAGACCATCTACATCGACGCGAGTCCGGGCGAGGTGATGAAGGCGATCGCCGACATCGCGGCCTACCCGGAATGGATTTCGGAGTACAAGGAAGTCGAAGTCCTGGAGGCTGACGACGAGGGCTACCCCAAGCGGGCGCGGATGCTGATGGACGCAACCATCTTCAAAGACACCCTGATCATGTCCTACGAGTGGCCGGCGGATCGCCAATCGCTGAGCTGGACACTGGAATCCAGCTCGCTGCTCAAGTCGCTCGAAGGCTCATATCGGCTGGCGCCCAAGGGTTCTGGGACCGAGGTGACCTACGAGCTCGCGGTCGACCTGGCCGTCCCGATGATCGGGATGCTCAAGCGCAAGGCCGAACGCAGGTTGATCGACGGTGCCTTGAAGGACCTGAAGAAGCGAGTCGAGGGCTGAGGGAGTCCGTTGCGCCGCCCAGCCCGGCCCGGATCAGTCTCTTCGTCGGCAAAGGCGGGGTAGGAAAGTCCACCCTGGCGGCTGCCACCGCGGTCTGTGATGCCAGCGCCGGTCAGCGGGTGCTGCTGGTTTCCACCGATCAAGCCCACTCGCTGGGCGACGTGCTGGGCATCGAGGTGGCGCCGACCGGTCGCGCAGATCCCGTGCGGGTAGTGGCCGATCTCGACACCGATGACCCCGACGCCGGCGGCGGATTTCTCGATGCGCTGGCACTGGATACCTTGGCCCTGCTCGAGGGCCGGTGGCGTGGCGTGGTCGACGCCCTGGACCGGCGATTTCCCGACTCCGAGCTGAGCAGCATTGCCCCCGAGGAGCTTTCGGCGTTGCCCGGTGTTCAGGACGTGCTCGGGCTGCACGCCGTGGGTGAGCTGGCGGCGGCCGGACGATGGGATCGGATCGTGGTCGACTGCGCCTCGACCGCGGACGCGCTGCGGATGCTGACGCTGCCCGCCGCGTTCGCGCTGTACGTGGAACGCGCGTGGCCACGACACCGCCGGCTGGCCATCGCGGCCGACGACGTTCGGTCGGCCGCGGTCGTGGAACTGCTGGAGCGTACCAGCGCCGGCGTCGAGCGGCTCAGCGCGTTGCTCACCGACGGCGACCGGGTCTGTGCGCACCTGGTGTTGACCCCCGAGCGGGTGGTCGCCGCCGAGGCGGCCCGCACGCTGGGATCTTTGGCGTTGATGGGGGTGCGGGTCCAGGAGCTGCTGGTCAACCAGGTTCTCGTGCGAGACGAGATCTACGAGTACCGCAGCCTGCCCGATCATCCGGCGTTCTACTGGTATGCCGAACGCATCGCCGAGCAACGCGGGGTGCTTGACGAACTCGGCGCCACCATCGGGGACGTGGCGCTGTTGCTGGTTCCCCACGTAGCCAGCGAGCCGATCGGCCCCAAGGCGCTGGCCGGACTGCTCGACAGCGCGCGTCGACGCCGCGGAGGCGCGCCACCGGGTCCGCTGCGTCCCGTCGTCGACCTGGAATCCGGGTCGGGGCTGGCGTCGGTGTACCGACTGCGGTTAGCGTTGCCCCAGCTCGACCCCGGATCGCTGACACTGGGCCGATCCGAGGATGACCTGATCATCAGCGCCGGCGGTGTGCGGCGCCGGATTCGGTTGGCGTCCGTGCTGCGGCGGTGTACGGTGCTGGACGCACATCTGCGGGGCAGTGAGCTGACAGTTCGTTTTCGACCGGATCCGGAGGTATGGCCACGATGAGCGGGGTTCATACCGATGTCGTGCCCGAGCTGCGCCGGCTTGCGCAGGCAATCCTGGACGGGATCGACCCGGCGGTGCGGGCGGCGGCCACGATCGCATCGGGTGCCGGGGTCGGGACCGGCAAATGCCAGCAGGTGTGGTGTCCGGTGTGCGCGCTGGCCGCGTTGGTCAACGGCGAGCAGCACCCGTTGCTGACCGTCATCGCCGACCACAGTGTCGCCTTGCTCGATGTGATTCGCGCCATAGTCGACGACATCGACAAATCGGCGAAACCGCCGCCGGACGGCCCGCCGGGCGGCGGTCTCACCAGCGACCCGGGCGGTGAGACCAGAAACGGTGACGGCGCCGCACAACCGCGTTACCAGCCGATCCCGGTGATCCTCCACGAGTGAGCCGCCACCTCGCGAGGTGGTCGCAGCCATCGCGGATGGGTACAGTTGGCCCAGACGCCATCCGGTGTGGGCGAGAGGGAGGGCCATGTGGTACTACCTGTTCAAGTACATTTTCATGGGCCCCCTCTTCACCCTGCTCGGTCGGCCGAAAGTCGAAGGACTGGAACACATCCCGAGTTCCGGGCCGGCCATCCTCGCCAGTAACCACCTCGCCGTGGCGGACAGCTTCTACCTTCCGTTGGTCGTGCGCCGCCGGATCTGGTTCTTGGCCAAGGCGGAATACTTCACCGGCACCGGCCTGAAGGGCTGGATCAACCGCTGGTTCTACAGCGTTTCCGGGCAGGTCCCCATCGACCGCACCAACGCCGACTCCGCGCAGGCCGCGTTGGAGGCCGCCGAGCGGCTGCTGGGTCAGGGCAAGCTGTTGGGCCTGTACCCCGAGGGAACTCGGTCGCCCGACGGTCGGCTGTACAAGGGCAAGACCGGACTGGCCAGACTCGCCTTGCAGACCGGGGTTCCGGTGATTCCGGTGGCGATGATCGGCACCAACGTCGTCAATCCGCCGGGTCGCAAGATGCTGCGGTTCGGCCGGGTCACCGTTCGTTTCGGCAAGCCGATGGACTTCTCCCGGTTCGAGGGGTTGGCCGGTAACCACTTCATCGAGCGGGCGGTCACCGACGAGGTGATGTACGAGCTGATGGGGTTGTCGGGGCAGGAGTACGTCGACATCTACGCCGCGAGCGTCAAAGGCGGCGCCAGCGCGGCCCGTGCCGGCGCCAATCCCGGTTCCACGGAGGCCGCGCGGATTCCGGAGACCGCGGCCGGTTAGCAGCTGGCGGCCGGGACCGGGGTCGGCCTGGGCGCCGGTGGGCTCTTCGTCGTCAGTCGGGCGGCAACGGTGAGTCCGGCGACCAGGATCACCGCCAACGCCCACCACACGTAGGACATCCCGGCCAGTTGACGCCACCAGGCCGCGGTGGTTTCGCGGTGTTTGGGAAGCAGGTCGATGGGTGTCCACCTCATCAACGCCAGCCCGGCCGCGGTGACCACGGCCAGCGCGACGTTTCGCCGCCGCCAGGCCAGCACACCCGTCACCAGCACCGCCGGCAGCATCCAGACCCAGTGGTGAGACCACGAAACCGGTGAAACCACCAACCCGAACAAGGCGACGCAGATCACGGCCAACGTCGGTTCGCCCGCCCGCAGCACCCGCCGCATCGCCCAAACGGTGGCCGCCAGCACCAACAGGCAGGCCAGCGCCCACAGCGGGAAGCGTTCGTGCTCCCCGAGTCCCAGCCGAGCCAGTGCACCCGCGATGTTCTGATCGGTGTTCAGCGCCGCCTCACCGATGCGGTCGGTGTGGTGCAGCGTGCGGGTCCAGTACTCCCAGGAATCGCGCCAGGCCAGGACGAAGCCGAGCAGCGTCGCGGCCGTGAACGTCGCCACCGCCCGCAGCGCCGCCCGGTGGTCCCGACGCAGCAGGAAGTACAGCAGAAACACCGCCGGGGTCAGCTTCAGCGCTATCCCCAACCCGAGCGCCAGCCCGCGCGGCCAGGGCGTGTGGCGGGGAAAGCAGTCGATGAGCACCAGGGTCATCAGCACGACATTGATCTGACCGAAGGCGAAGTTCGAGTCGATCGGCTCCAGCCAGATCGACGCCGGCACCACGATGACCACGGCCAGCCACAACCGGCGCAGCCACGCCGGACCGGCCAGCAGCTTGGAGGCGGTCCACACGTCGAGGCGGGTCAACACCACCACGGTCGACACGATCAGCAGAACCAACGTCACCAGCGTGATCGCGACGCTGGCGGCCGGCATCCGCAACCAGGCGAACGGGCTGAACGCGATGGCCGCCAGCGGGGGATAGGTGAAGGGCAGGTCCACGATGGGTGTGTGGAACAACACGCCGCCGTAGAGCGGGCGCCCGTCCAGCCAGGCCTGACCGCCCATCTGATAGATGTCGATGTCGATGCGGTACGGCGTGTGCCCAAACAGTCGCCCGGCCAGGTGGCCCAGGGCGGCGGCGGCCACCAGCCCGAGTAGGCCCCACGCCCCGACTCGCCCCAGTCGACCGCCCCCGTCGGGCGCCTGCCATTTCGTCATGTCGCCCGACAGCCTAATCGGTGCGTTGCGCGCGCCGCGTCGTGCAGCGTGACGCACGGGTGGGGCCGAGGACTACGTTGCCTGCGTGCGGTACTTCTATGACACCGAATTCATCGAGGACGGTCGCGTCATCGACCTGATCTCGATCGGGGTGGTCGCCGAGGATGGCCGCGAATACTACGCGGTGTCCACCGAATTCGATCCCGAGCGCGCCGGCAGCTGGGTGCGCGCCCATGTGCTACCCAAATTGCCGCCACCGGCCTCGCCGGTGTGGCGTTCGCGCAGTCAGATCCGCCAGGACCTCGAGGAGTTCTTCGGCGTGCACGACGCCGATCCCATCGAGTTGTGGGCTTGGGTGGGGGCCTACGACCACGTGGCCCTGTGCCAGTTGTGGGGCTCGATGACCGGCCTGCCGCGCGCGTTGCCCCGCTTCACCCGGGAACTGCGGCAGCTGTGGGAGGACCGCGGGTGCCCGCCGCTGCCGCCGCGGCCCCGCGATGTCCACGACGCGCTGGTCGACGCTCGGGACCAGCTGCGCCGATACCAAATCATCACCTCCGCCGGCGGCGGCCGGTGACCGTGCGAGCCAGAGTTGATGGCGAGTTCGTGCTGATCAGCCGGCGGCCTCGGGCATCGGGCCACGGTTACCATGGACCGATGAACTGGACCGTCGACATCCCGATCGACCAGCTGCCGACGTTGCCGCCGCTGCCCGCCGACCTGCGGGCCCGGTTGGACGCGGCGCTGGCCAAGCCGGCCGCCCAGCAACCCAGCTGGCCCGCCGACCAGGCGATACCGATGCGCACGGTGCTCGAAAGCGTGCCGCCGGTGACGGTGCCGTCCGAGATCGTCCGGCTGCAGGAGCTGCTTGCCCAGGTTGCCCAGGGTGAGGCGTTCTTGCTGCAGGGGGGCGACTGCGCCGAGACGTTCGTCGACAACACCGAACCCCACATCCGGGGCAATATCCGCGCCCTGTTGCAGATGGCGGTGGTGCTCACCTACGGTGCCAGCCTGCCGGTGGTGAAGGTTGCCCGCATCGCCGGCCAGTACGCCAAACCGCGGTCGGCCGAGATCGACGCGTTGGGCCTGAAGTCCTACCGCGGTGACATGATCAACGGCTTCGCCCCCGACCCCGCGGCGCGCGAGCACGATCCGTCCCGGCTGGTTCGGGCCTACGCCAACGCCAGCGCCGCGATGAACTTGGTGCGCGCGTTGACCTCGTCGGGTCTGGCGTCGCTGCACTTGGTCCACGACTGGAACCGGGAGTTCGTCCGTACCTCGCCGGCCGGTGCCCGCTACGAGGCGCTGGCCACCGAGATCGATCGGGGGTTGCGGTTCATGAGCGCTTGCGGTGTGGCCGACCGCAATCTGCAAACCGCCGAGATCTATGCCAGCCATGAGGCGTTGGTGCTCGACTACGAGCGGGCCATGCTGCGTCTGTCGGAGGATGAAAACGGGCAACCGCAACTGTATGACCTGTCGGCGCACACCGTGTGGATCGGTGAGCGGACCCGGCAACTCGATGGTGCGCACATCGCGTTCGCCGAGGTGATCGCCAACCCGATCGGCGTCAAAATGGGCCCGACGATGACCCCGGAGCTGGCCGTCGAGTACGTCGAACGACTCGACCCGAACAGCAAGCCGGGCCGGCTGACGCTGGTCAGCAGGCTGGGCAACACCAAAGTCCGTGATCTGCTGCCGCCCATCGTGGAAAAGGTGCAGGCCACCGGTCACCAGGTGATCTGGCAGTGCGATCCGATGCACGGCAACACCCACGAATCATCCACCGGGTACAAGACCCGGCACTTCGATCGCATTGTCGACGAGGTGCAGGGCTTCTTCGAGGTGCATCGAGCCCTGGGAACCCACCCGGGCGGCATCCATGTCGAGATCACCGGGGAGAACGTCACCGAATGCCTCGGTGGCGCGCAAGACATTTCCGACCACGACTTGGCCGGCCGCTACGAGACGGCGTGCGACCCGCGACTGAACACCCAACAGTCGCTGGAGTTGGCGTTCCTGGTCGCCGAGATGTTGCGCGACTGACCCGGCCCGACGCGCCAACGGCTGACCCAGCCGTCCCGTCCGCTGGACACCGTGACGGACGGCAAGACCACCGTCGCGGCCGAAGGCAGCCTGACCGGTGAAGCGCTCGAGCTGAAGGTGGTGGGTGCGTCGTGGCGGCGCCCCCAGGTTCGGCCGTGCCCCAGCGGTGGGCTGCCCGCGCTTCTCGGTGAGACGACGGCATCGGGCATCGATGGATTCGACCAGTCGGTGAGCCGGATCCCGACGGGCCCCGACGGCGTCTACCGCCTCGACCTCACCGAGACCAGGGGGCGCGCCGGCTACCCCTACACGGTCACGTGCCACCTCGAAGTGCGCTTCTGAAGACGGTGTTGCGAGGTTAGAGTTGGAGCAGGCCGCCGAGGTTGCCGCCGATCGACCATGCCGCGGTCGCGACCAGCCCGGTGAGCGCCAGCACGACCGCGATCCAGACCAGCACCATGCGTCGGGCGTGCTGTCGCGCCCAGACGAATTCGTCTAGGGCGATGCCGGCGAATCGTTCTGCCGCCGGTGCGCGGTCGTGTCCGTGTCGGTCGGGGGAGCCGGGCTCGACCGCGGGGTGCGCCGATGGGACCGGCCCGGGCCAGTCGTCCGGTGGGCGGGTGAACTGGCGGGTCGGCTGGCGCCCCGGCGCGGTGGCTGGCGCCCGGGCACCCCGGTGCTGGCCGACCTGGCCGTGGTGCACCGCCGCCGATCGATGCTGGGCGGAGTCGCGCGGCGCGGGCACCCGGAAGTCGGGCAGCCCCAGTTCCGCGGCGATGGCGTTCAGATCCGTGGCCATCTCGCTGGCGTCGGCGTATCTATCGGTGGGGTCGCGGGCGGTTGCGCACGCCACAAATTCATCGAATTGGGTTGGTACGCCATCGATGACAGTGCTGGCGCACGGCACATCGTGATCCAGCCGTTGGTAGGCGATCGATAGCGCTGAGTCGCCGGCGAACGGTGTGCGCCCGGTCAGCAATTCGTAGGTGAGAATCCCGGTCGAGTAGACATCGCTGCGGGGATCGGCGTTGCCGTCGCGCACCTGCTCGGGGGACAGGTAGGCCGCGGTACCCAAAATGACACTGGTGGAGGTGATTCCGGCGGCGGCGAGGGCGCGGACCAGCCCGAAGTCGGCGAGTTTGACGTCGCCGTCGTCGGAGATCAGCACATTCTCGGGTTTGATGTCGCGATGGATCAGGCCGGCCCGATGGGCGGCGGCCAGCCCGCCCAGCACCGGGCGCAGCACCGCCACCACGGCGTGCGGGGGCATCGGACCGCGTTCGGCCAACAGCTCTCGCAGCGTGCCACCGTCGATGAGCTCCATCACCAGAAACGTGTGTCGGCCATCCTGGCCCTGGTCGTAGACCGCGACCAACCCGGGATCCTTCAGGCGGGCGACCGTGCGGGCCTCGAGGTGGAAGCGGGTGAGAAATTGCTGGTCGCCGGCGTAGCGCGGGTCCATCACCTTCAGCGCGACGGGGCGGTCCAGCCGGACGTCGTGGCCCCGATAGACCGTGGAGGTGCCGCCACTGGCGATCCTGGCCTGGACCAGGTAACGCCCATCCAGCATGGCGCCGACCAACGGGTCGCCTGTCCTTGCTGCAGCCACTGGGCCATGGTAGGTGGGGAGAACCTCGGCTCAATCGGGGACTTGGCTACCCACCAGGTTCTACACTGACGCGGTGGGCAGCATTCCGGCCGGCGACGATGTTCTCGACCCCGACGAACCAACCTACGATTTGGCCCGGGTGGCCGAGCTGCTCGGGGTACCGCTCAGCAAGGTGCACCAGCAGCTGCGGGAAGGTCAGCTGGTCGGGGTGCGGCGCGCAGGCGGTGTGGTCGTGCCGCAGGTGTTCTTCACCCCCTCCGGTGAGGTGGTCAAGAGCCTGCCCGGGCTGCTGACGATCCTGCACGACGGCGGTTATCACGAGACCGAGATCGTGCGCTGGCTGTTTACCCGTGATCCGTCGCTGACCATCACCCGCGACGGATCGCGCGACGCCATCAGCAACGCCCGCCCGGTGGATGCGCTGCACGCCCACCAGGCCCGCGAGGTCGTGCGCCGGGCGCAGGCTATGGCATACTAGCGACCCGCGGCTCCGGTGCCCGGTACAGCGAATACCAGGCCAGCAGCGCCGACGCGGTCGCCAGGCCGACGTGCAGCCAGGAATACATGCCGTGCGAGCCGTCGGGTTTGAAGATCACCATGACCCACGTCGAGACCCCGGCGATCGCCGCCATCCAGCGCCGTGACTGGGCCAGCGGAGCCAGCACCGCCAGCGGCCAGGAGTAGTACCACGGCAAGGCGGCGGGCACGAACAACACCACGATCAGCATCGCCCACACGATGCCGGTCAGCACGGCCCGGTCGTCGCGTCGGAACCGCCACCACAACACCGGCAGCGACACCGCGATGATCGTGATGCCGATGAGCCGGGTGACCCGCAGCAACGGGTAGAAGTCGACCGCGAAGAACCCGCTGCCAAAGGCGTGGATGAGGTTGGCCGCCGCGGTCGGCGCGGTCAGCCAGTTGATGATCTTCACCGACCCGGCCAGCGCGGACAGCCAGCCCAGGCCGACACCGGCCAACGCGGACAACACCGCGAACACCACCGCGCAGATCACCAGGGATGACAAGGCGGCCGCCAGGAACGCCGGGACCTGCCGGTATCCGCGGTCGGCGCGC comes from the Mycobacterium shinjukuense genome and includes:
- a CDS encoding polyadenylate-specific 3'-exoribonuclease AS; amino-acid sequence: MRYFYDTEFIEDGRVIDLISIGVVAEDGREYYAVSTEFDPERAGSWVRAHVLPKLPPPASPVWRSRSQIRQDLEEFFGVHDADPIELWAWVGAYDHVALCQLWGSMTGLPRALPRFTRELRQLWEDRGCPPLPPRPRDVHDALVDARDQLRRYQIITSAGGGR
- a CDS encoding Rv2175c family DNA-binding protein; translated protein: MGSIPAGDDVLDPDEPTYDLARVAELLGVPLSKVHQQLREGQLVGVRRAGGVVVPQVFFTPSGEVVKSLPGLLTILHDGGYHETEIVRWLFTRDPSLTITRDGSRDAISNARPVDALHAHQAREVVRRAQAMAY
- a CDS encoding class II 3-deoxy-7-phosphoheptulonate synthase, translating into MNWTVDIPIDQLPTLPPLPADLRARLDAALAKPAAQQPSWPADQAIPMRTVLESVPPVTVPSEIVRLQELLAQVAQGEAFLLQGGDCAETFVDNTEPHIRGNIRALLQMAVVLTYGASLPVVKVARIAGQYAKPRSAEIDALGLKSYRGDMINGFAPDPAAREHDPSRLVRAYANASAAMNLVRALTSSGLASLHLVHDWNREFVRTSPAGARYEALATEIDRGLRFMSACGVADRNLQTAEIYASHEALVLDYERAMLRLSEDENGQPQLYDLSAHTVWIGERTRQLDGAHIAFAEVIANPIGVKMGPTMTPELAVEYVERLDPNSKPGRLTLVSRLGNTKVRDLLPPIVEKVQATGHQVIWQCDPMHGNTHESSTGYKTRHFDRIVDEVQGFFEVHRALGTHPGGIHVEITGENVTECLGGAQDISDHDLAGRYETACDPRLNTQQSLELAFLVAEMLRD
- a CDS encoding protein kinase domain-containing protein yields the protein MLDGRYLVQARIASGGTSTVYRGHDVRLDRPVALKVMDPRYAGDQQFLTRFHLEARTVARLKDPGLVAVYDQGQDGRHTFLVMELIDGGTLRELLAERGPMPPHAVVAVLRPVLGGLAAAHRAGLIHRDIKPENVLISDDGDVKLADFGLVRALAAAGITSTSVILGTAAYLSPEQVRDGNADPRSDVYSTGILTYELLTGRTPFAGDSALSIAYQRLDHDVPCASTVIDGVPTQFDEFVACATARDPTDRYADASEMATDLNAIAAELGLPDFRVPAPRDSAQHRSAAVHHGQVGQHRGARAPATAPGRQPTRQFTRPPDDWPGPVPSAHPAVEPGSPDRHGHDRAPAAERFAGIALDEFVWARQHARRMVLVWIAVVLALTGLVATAAWSIGGNLGGLLQL
- a CDS encoding lysophospholipid acyltransferase family protein, with translation MWYYLFKYIFMGPLFTLLGRPKVEGLEHIPSSGPAILASNHLAVADSFYLPLVVRRRIWFLAKAEYFTGTGLKGWINRWFYSVSGQVPIDRTNADSAQAALEAAERLLGQGKLLGLYPEGTRSPDGRLYKGKTGLARLALQTGVPVIPVAMIGTNVVNPPGRKMLRFGRVTVRFGKPMDFSRFEGLAGNHFIERAVTDEVMYELMGLSGQEYVDIYAASVKGGASAARAGANPGSTEAARIPETAAG
- a CDS encoding polyketide cyclase / dehydrase and lipid transport, yielding MYSIQIADDTYVAADGARVGAAIADRQSWRRWWPDLGLQVIEDRAEKGIRWAVTGALTGSMEVWLEPSFDGVVLHYFLHAEPSGVAAWQLARMNLAKMTHRRRVAAKKMAFEVKTTLESSRPIGVSPVV
- a CDS encoding AMP-dependent synthetase/ligase — encoded protein: MRKLSIPAQFSVGEHDNVAAVVFQHERDDPDHVIYQRLVDGVWTDVTCAEAANQIRSAALGLIALGVQAGDRVVIFSATRYEWPILDFAILAVGAVTVPIYETSSAEQVRWVLQDSEAVVAFAETDAHAAMVTELSGDAPALREVLQIAGSGPHVLDRLAEAGASVDPAELTARLEALRSQDPATLIYTSGTTGRPKGCQLTHSNLVYEINGAKAYHPTLLRKGERLLVFLPLAHVLARAISMAAFHSKVTVGFTSDIKNLLPMLAVFKPTVVVSVPRVFEKVYNTAEQNAANAGKGRVFAIAAQTAVDWSEACDRGRPGLLLSAKHAVFDRLVYRKLRAALGGDCRAAVSGGAPLGARLGHFYRGAGLTVYEGYGLSETSGGVAISQFNDLKIGTVGKPLPGNSLRIADDGELLVRGGVVFSGYWHNEQATAEAFTDGWFKTGDLGAIDEDGFLTITGRKKELIVTAGGKNVAPAVLEDQLRAHPLISQAMVVGDAKPFIGALITIDPEAFVGWKQRNNKAADASVGDLATDPDLVAEVDTAIKKANLAVSHAESIRKFRILGVDFTEATGELTPTLKVKRKVVAEKFAAEIEAIYAKD
- a CDS encoding ArsA family ATPase codes for the protein MRESVAPPSPARISLFVGKGGVGKSTLAAATAVCDASAGQRVLLVSTDQAHSLGDVLGIEVAPTGRADPVRVVADLDTDDPDAGGGFLDALALDTLALLEGRWRGVVDALDRRFPDSELSSIAPEELSALPGVQDVLGLHAVGELAAAGRWDRIVVDCASTADALRMLTLPAAFALYVERAWPRHRRLAIAADDVRSAAVVELLERTSAGVERLSALLTDGDRVCAHLVLTPERVVAAEAARTLGSLALMGVRVQELLVNQVLVRDEIYEYRSLPDHPAFYWYAERIAEQRGVLDELGATIGDVALLLVPHVASEPIGPKALAGLLDSARRRRGGAPPGPLRPVVDLESGSGLASVYRLRLALPQLDPGSLTLGRSEDDLIISAGGVRRRIRLASVLRRCTVLDAHLRGSELTVRFRPDPEVWPR
- a CDS encoding SRPBCC family protein; the protein is MADKTTQTIYIDASPGEVMKAIADIAAYPEWISEYKEVEVLEADDEGYPKRARMLMDATIFKDTLIMSYEWPADRQSLSWTLESSSLLKSLEGSYRLAPKGSGTEVTYELAVDLAVPMIGMLKRKAERRLIDGALKDLKKRVEG
- a CDS encoding glycosyltransferase 87 family protein; its protein translation is MTKWQAPDGGGRLGRVGAWGLLGLVAAAALGHLAGRLFGHTPYRIDIDIYQMGGQAWLDGRPLYGGVLFHTPIVDLPFTYPPLAAIAFSPFAWLRMPAASVAITLVTLVLLIVSTVVVLTRLDVWTASKLLAGPAWLRRLWLAVVIVVPASIWLEPIDSNFAFGQINVVLMTLVLIDCFPRHTPWPRGLALGLGIALKLTPAVFLLYFLLRRDHRAALRAVATFTAATLLGFVLAWRDSWEYWTRTLHHTDRIGEAALNTDQNIAGALARLGLGEHERFPLWALACLLVLAATVWAMRRVLRAGEPTLAVICVALFGLVVSPVSWSHHWVWMLPAVLVTGVLAWRRRNVALAVVTAAGLALMRWTPIDLLPKHRETTAAWWRQLAGMSYVWWALAVILVAGLTVAARLTTKSPPAPRPTPVPAASC